The following proteins are encoded in a genomic region of Polynucleobacter paludilacus:
- a CDS encoding TonB-dependent receptor domain-containing protein: MKRNFSNKKIATLFCGLGLLVSPTVFAQNSSTVSVTNSLTPENPIIVTATRTAKSGNDVLADYTYISREEIENSAQSSLPDLLQQQRGVQISSSGGSGNITSVYLRGTSNAQSLVLIDGVKIDSVGGGAVWNSIPLALIDHIEIIYGPQSTFYGSDAMGGVIQIFTKKGGGPTQLEASAGYGSYNTSITSAVLSGSLGKESGTTYSLGISQENSAGFNTVASNNPKNPSMTSYATSYPTTSTGYTRLGASGSLSNTWSQGQEFGVKVFTSKNSWQSPSNYGSPETDIGVNQLAIFSAYSKNQITDLWSSFFQVSSSTNSGQSLTSQSNDKLVTPAYDYLWQNDLKLGTDKVQVLLERNMQYANMDNSAFQTGCTSSASGCANINISQLRTTDSIAGAYELKRGDHLATIAVRNDNISSYGSKATYSAAYGYFLTKELRTNINYGTGFRAPAFNDLYYPGYGNPNLKPESNRNVEGGIHYETQQYGVHLTAYQNRIENFIVPINCPDYTCDNPANYSGSYPTNFSLVQIKGASLGVDGRFEKLTLKASADAMSTVDQNTGLDVPNRANWVGNLLADYKIQKFNFGSNITLTGPRWGGVNSDQTANTYSMPSYTLVGIYGSYEIEKNLSTFIRWNNVFNSQYQTSYGYANAGSNVFVGLRYLVK, from the coding sequence ATGAAACGGAATTTCAGTAATAAAAAAATAGCCACCCTATTTTGTGGCCTTGGCTTGCTCGTCAGTCCAACAGTATTCGCGCAAAACTCTAGCACTGTCTCAGTTACGAATTCTCTCACTCCAGAAAATCCCATCATTGTCACGGCAACTCGTACTGCGAAATCTGGAAACGATGTGCTCGCAGACTACACGTACATCAGCCGGGAAGAAATCGAAAACTCCGCACAGTCTAGCCTACCCGATTTATTACAACAACAAAGAGGGGTGCAAATATCGAGCTCTGGTGGATCAGGGAATATCACTAGTGTTTATTTAAGAGGTACAAGTAATGCACAAAGTCTTGTACTTATTGATGGGGTCAAGATTGACTCTGTTGGTGGCGGAGCAGTTTGGAACTCAATTCCACTTGCATTAATCGATCATATAGAAATTATTTATGGTCCTCAAAGCACATTTTATGGTTCTGATGCCATGGGCGGTGTAATCCAAATCTTCACAAAAAAAGGTGGGGGACCAACCCAACTTGAAGCTTCTGCAGGCTATGGAAGCTATAACACCAGCATTACAAGTGCAGTACTAAGTGGATCCCTCGGCAAGGAAAGTGGTACCACATACTCTCTGGGCATAAGCCAAGAAAACTCTGCGGGATTTAATACTGTTGCGAGTAATAATCCAAAGAACCCAAGTATGACTAGCTATGCAACAAGTTATCCAACAACATCAACTGGATATACAAGGCTTGGTGCCAGTGGTTCATTAAGCAATACTTGGTCACAGGGCCAAGAATTCGGCGTGAAAGTATTTACCAGTAAAAATAGTTGGCAATCTCCAAGTAATTATGGCTCCCCTGAAACAGACATTGGGGTAAATCAACTCGCCATCTTCTCTGCTTATTCAAAAAACCAGATTACAGATTTATGGAGCAGCTTTTTTCAAGTATCTAGCTCAACCAATTCCGGGCAAAGTCTAACCTCTCAAAGTAACGATAAGTTGGTTACTCCAGCCTATGATTATCTATGGCAAAACGATTTAAAGCTTGGTACTGATAAGGTTCAAGTATTACTTGAGCGGAATATGCAATATGCCAATATGGATAACTCGGCATTTCAAACAGGCTGCACTTCCAGTGCCTCGGGATGTGCAAATATCAATATTAGCCAACTCAGAACTACCGACTCAATCGCTGGTGCTTATGAATTAAAACGAGGCGATCATTTAGCTACTATAGCTGTCCGTAACGACAATATCTCTTCGTATGGCTCTAAAGCAACATACAGTGCAGCTTACGGCTACTTTCTCACAAAAGAACTGAGAACAAATATCAACTATGGAACCGGCTTTCGTGCTCCAGCTTTTAATGACCTCTACTACCCGGGTTATGGAAACCCTAACCTAAAACCTGAATCCAATCGAAATGTCGAGGGGGGGATTCATTACGAAACCCAGCAATATGGAGTGCATTTAACTGCTTACCAAAATAGAATTGAAAATTTTATCGTTCCAATTAATTGCCCCGACTATACATGTGACAATCCTGCGAATTATTCCGGATCGTACCCAACAAACTTCAGTCTTGTCCAAATCAAGGGGGCTTCATTAGGGGTTGATGGTAGATTTGAAAAACTCACCCTGAAAGCATCTGCAGATGCAATGAGTACTGTTGATCAAAATACTGGACTTGATGTACCAAACCGCGCTAATTGGGTTGGTAATTTGTTGGCAGATTACAAAATCCAAAAATTTAATTTTGGCTCTAATATCACGCTTACTGGGCCCCGCTGGGGAGGTGTAAATTCTGACCAAACTGCTAATACATACAGTATGCCCAGCTACACATTGGTAGGTATTTACGGCAGCTATGAAATTGAAAAGAATTTATCAACTTTTATTCGATGGAACAACGTATTTAATTCTCAATATCAAACTAGCTATGGTTATGCCAATGCAGGTTCAAATGTATTTGTGGGCCTACGTTATTTAGTTAAGTAG
- a CDS encoding malonate--CoA ligase produces the protein MNLYSLLEKGFPKDKKACAIETHDGLYYSWGDLERSTAMMANLLKNLKLPKGSRIAVQVEKSPEALFLYLATIRAGYVYLPLNTAYQAAEMQYFIENAEPALVVCSSKNFAWVSKVAFKAGTKHVLTLDDNRTGSLLERAAVQSDQFKTVAAKDDDLAAILYTSGTTGRSKGAMLTHQNLGSNAAVLQKFWGWKKGDVLLHALPIFHVHGLFVAAHGALINGSKMIWLPRLDVSQLIHHMPQATVMMGVPTFYVRLLADKGFDKHVARNMRLFVSGSAPLLTETFNSFHEVIGQPILERYGMSETVMLVSNPYKGKRVGGSVGMPLPGVKVRVVDENNQPCAANEIGSIQVKGPNVFAGYWRMPEKTAEEFTKDGWFKTGDVGRWGGPANGGNAPDNYLCIVGRSKDLIISGGYNVYPKEIESFIDDMDGVDESAVIGIPHPDFGEAVMAVVVAKAGAKLDAQAMINTLKTQIANFKVPKRLEIVSDLPRNAMGKVQKNVLREQYTQK, from the coding sequence ATGAATTTGTATTCGTTGTTAGAAAAAGGCTTTCCGAAAGATAAAAAAGCCTGTGCGATTGAAACGCACGATGGCCTGTATTACTCATGGGGTGACCTTGAGCGTTCTACAGCCATGATGGCCAACCTCTTGAAGAACCTTAAACTTCCTAAGGGTTCGCGGATTGCAGTGCAAGTTGAAAAATCTCCTGAAGCACTTTTTCTGTATTTGGCAACGATTCGTGCGGGTTATGTTTATCTACCTCTGAACACGGCTTATCAGGCTGCTGAAATGCAATACTTCATTGAGAATGCAGAGCCTGCATTGGTGGTTTGTAGCAGCAAGAATTTCGCCTGGGTATCCAAGGTGGCTTTCAAAGCCGGCACTAAGCATGTCTTAACCCTGGATGACAACCGGACTGGTAGTTTGCTCGAAAGAGCTGCTGTTCAAAGTGATCAATTTAAGACGGTTGCTGCTAAGGATGATGATTTGGCGGCGATTCTGTACACCTCTGGTACCACTGGCCGCAGTAAAGGTGCCATGCTGACCCATCAGAACTTAGGCAGTAACGCTGCTGTATTGCAAAAGTTTTGGGGCTGGAAAAAAGGGGATGTCCTCTTGCATGCTCTACCCATTTTCCATGTCCATGGTTTATTTGTGGCAGCCCATGGTGCGTTGATCAACGGTAGCAAAATGATTTGGCTGCCCCGTTTGGATGTTTCGCAATTGATTCATCACATGCCACAGGCAACGGTCATGATGGGTGTGCCTACTTTCTATGTCCGCCTATTGGCTGATAAGGGCTTTGATAAACATGTCGCTCGTAATATGCGTTTATTTGTTTCAGGTTCAGCGCCTTTGTTGACTGAGACATTTAACAGCTTTCATGAGGTGATTGGTCAGCCGATTCTGGAGCGTTATGGTATGAGCGAGACCGTGATGTTGGTCTCCAACCCCTACAAGGGAAAACGCGTGGGCGGCTCGGTCGGAATGCCTTTGCCTGGCGTCAAAGTCCGTGTTGTTGATGAAAACAATCAGCCTTGCGCTGCTAATGAAATTGGCAGTATTCAAGTCAAAGGCCCCAATGTTTTTGCTGGCTACTGGCGTATGCCAGAGAAGACTGCAGAAGAGTTCACCAAGGATGGTTGGTTTAAGACTGGCGACGTAGGTCGTTGGGGTGGGCCAGCGAATGGTGGCAATGCTCCTGACAACTATCTGTGTATTGTTGGACGCAGTAAAGATTTGATTATTTCAGGTGGCTATAACGTCTACCCTAAAGAAATCGAGAGCTTCATTGATGACATGGATGGCGTTGATGAGAGTGCTGTGATTGGGATCCCTCATCCTGATTTTGGGGAGGCGGTAATGGCAGTGGTGGTAGCAAAAGCTGGTGCCAAATTGGACGCTCAGGCCATGATCAACACCTTGAAGACACAGATTGCGAATTTCAAAGTACCAAAACGCTTAGAGATTGTTTCTGATTTACCTCGCAATGCGATGGGTAAAGTTCAAAAAAACGTTCTGCGTGAGCAGTACACCCAGAAGTAA
- a CDS encoding sulfite exporter TauE/SafE family protein, which yields MFINDIAMLLLCGSISGFLAGLLGIGGGMILVPFMILVFNHLGFPQDLVVHMAIASGMATILFTTSSAIWAHHKHGSVNWKLIGLLSPGMVFGALIGGSKLFEALKTSWLSLFFGCFIVYSAIQMLRNKQPKPGRELPGTAGLFSFGTFVGALASLVGAGGAFVTVPFMIWCNVKPHTAMATSSGLGLPVALSATLGYMYGSWGIPNLPAGSIGYVYTPAVACIVIVSVFTAPWGAKMARKLNVAQLKRIFGFILLLLAAFMFNESRKAFGL from the coding sequence ATGTTCATAAACGATATTGCCATGCTGCTTCTATGTGGAAGCATCTCTGGATTTCTGGCCGGACTTCTGGGCATTGGTGGCGGGATGATCTTGGTGCCCTTCATGATTTTGGTATTCAATCATTTGGGGTTTCCACAGGATTTAGTTGTGCACATGGCGATTGCAAGTGGCATGGCCACCATTTTGTTCACCACTTCATCGGCGATTTGGGCTCACCATAAGCATGGTTCGGTGAACTGGAAATTGATTGGCTTGCTTAGCCCAGGCATGGTATTTGGCGCCCTCATTGGCGGAAGTAAATTATTTGAGGCACTCAAGACCTCATGGCTTTCTTTATTCTTTGGCTGCTTTATTGTTTATAGCGCCATACAAATGCTGCGCAACAAACAACCCAAACCGGGTCGCGAACTGCCTGGCACGGCGGGATTATTTTCATTTGGTACTTTTGTGGGCGCCCTTGCGAGCCTAGTGGGTGCAGGCGGTGCTTTTGTAACAGTGCCATTCATGATCTGGTGCAACGTCAAACCCCACACCGCTATGGCCACCTCTTCTGGGTTGGGCTTGCCGGTAGCACTATCGGCAACCTTGGGCTATATGTATGGCAGTTGGGGCATCCCCAATCTACCAGCAGGCTCAATCGGATATGTTTATACGCCTGCCGTCGCCTGTATTGTGATTGTGAGTGTTTTTACAGCACCTTGGGGCGCAAAGATGGCACGCAAACTGAACGTTGCGCAACTCAAACGGATCTTTGGATTTATTTTGCTCTTGCTTGCGGCCTTCATGTTTAATGAAAGCCGCAAGGCATTTGGTCTCTAA
- a CDS encoding TRAP transporter large permease, which produces MSILTIGLIFGLVTLLIMFSGISIAFALGIVAIIFMYFFMPASSLDTVAQNVYEEMSSITLMSIPLFILKGAAIGRSRAGKDLYDALHVWMGKVPGGLGVANVFACALFAAMAGSSPATCSAIGSAGIPEMRKRGYSPGFAAGIIAAGGTLGILLPPSITMILYSVASEQSLGRLFLAAIGPGVMLVIFFSIYTIMRFRKEYARAYEAYSLNPAATSPILDRHTYTMQQKISALPRVLPFLVLLIGVMVALYGGYATPAETAGLGAVFAFVLIALIYGMWRFKDLYPLLDVTIRESAMLMFIIGMSLLFANVMSYLHLSQSAAQAIVDLHTSRWLLLAAILLMVIVLGFFLPPVSIILMTSPIFLPPLRAAGFDLIWFGVVMTIVMETGLIHPPVGLNIFVIKNIAPDITLREIIYGVMPFVAIMIFSVVLLCFFPEIATGLSDWVMGPPLS; this is translated from the coding sequence ATGTCTATTCTGACAATCGGTTTGATCTTCGGCCTGGTCACTCTATTAATTATGTTTTCGGGCATTTCTATTGCTTTTGCTTTGGGAATCGTTGCGATCATCTTTATGTACTTTTTCATGCCTGCATCTTCTTTAGATACGGTGGCGCAGAACGTCTATGAAGAAATGTCCAGTATTACCTTAATGTCGATTCCGCTCTTCATTTTGAAGGGCGCGGCAATTGGACGCTCTCGTGCTGGTAAGGATTTATACGATGCACTGCATGTTTGGATGGGTAAGGTCCCAGGTGGTTTGGGTGTTGCCAACGTCTTTGCTTGTGCCTTATTTGCTGCGATGGCGGGTTCTAGTCCTGCAACTTGCTCAGCGATCGGAAGCGCCGGCATTCCAGAAATGCGTAAGCGTGGTTACTCACCTGGCTTTGCTGCAGGCATTATTGCAGCAGGTGGTACCTTGGGTATTTTGTTGCCACCATCGATCACGATGATTTTGTATTCCGTGGCATCCGAACAGTCGCTTGGTCGTTTGTTCCTAGCCGCGATCGGCCCCGGGGTGATGTTGGTCATCTTCTTTTCGATCTACACCATCATGCGTTTCCGTAAGGAATACGCAAGAGCGTACGAGGCCTACAGCCTCAACCCTGCTGCGACTTCACCGATCCTTGATCGTCACACTTACACCATGCAGCAAAAGATCAGCGCCTTACCACGCGTTCTGCCGTTCTTGGTGCTCTTGATTGGTGTGATGGTGGCTTTGTATGGTGGTTATGCCACTCCTGCTGAGACTGCGGGTCTGGGCGCCGTGTTTGCTTTCGTGTTGATTGCCTTAATTTACGGCATGTGGCGTTTCAAAGATTTATACCCTCTGCTGGATGTCACCATTCGCGAATCCGCCATGCTGATGTTCATTATTGGTATGTCTTTACTCTTTGCTAACGTGATGAGTTATCTGCACCTAAGTCAGTCAGCAGCGCAAGCGATTGTCGACCTCCACACTTCCCGTTGGTTGCTCTTGGCAGCGATTTTGTTAATGGTGATCGTGCTCGGTTTCTTCTTGCCACCCGTTTCAATTATTTTGATGACCTCACCCATTTTCTTGCCACCATTGCGTGCGGCTGGATTTGACCTTATTTGGTTTGGTGTGGTGATGACTATCGTGATGGAGACTGGCTTGATTCATCCGCCTGTAGGCTTGAATATTTTTGTGATCAAGAACATCGCGCCTGACATTACTCTGCGAGAGATTATTTATGGTGTGATGCCTTTTGTAGCCATCATGATTTTCTCTGTAGTACTTCTGTGCTTCTTCCCAGAAATTGCTACCGGTCTCTCTGATTGGGTAATGGGACCACCACTGTCTTAA
- a CDS encoding TRAP transporter small permease, with protein MFKLLEMADKGMSALNKCLVLLGSIALMAAALILSYSVISRGLFHAANDWQDEAALFCLVGVTFMCSSYVQEKRGHIGISAIEGLLPHKVNQVRATVIDIISCLFFVFFSMKTWDLLVEAWVDGQVTNSTWAPSLWIPYSMMFAGMVLLSIQLFLQIFVRKHVATDVLSRGH; from the coding sequence ATGTTCAAGCTCCTCGAAATGGCTGACAAAGGCATGTCAGCCCTCAATAAATGCCTAGTCCTGTTGGGGTCAATTGCCTTAATGGCAGCGGCTCTGATTCTGAGTTATAGCGTCATCTCTCGGGGTCTCTTTCATGCAGCGAATGATTGGCAAGATGAAGCTGCTCTTTTTTGTCTAGTAGGTGTCACATTTATGTGTAGCTCCTACGTACAAGAAAAGCGTGGCCATATTGGGATCTCTGCGATTGAGGGTCTTTTACCCCATAAAGTGAATCAGGTTCGTGCAACAGTGATTGACATCATTTCCTGCTTATTTTTTGTCTTCTTCTCAATGAAGACTTGGGATTTATTAGTTGAAGCTTGGGTGGATGGTCAAGTTACTAATTCCACTTGGGCGCCTTCTCTATGGATCCCTTACTCAATGATGTTTGCCGGAATGGTATTACTCAGCATCCAACTATTTTTACAAATCTTTGTCAGGAAGCACGTGGCTACTGATGTTTTAAGTAGAGGTCACTAA
- the dctP gene encoding TRAP transporter substrate-binding protein DctP, whose product MTDSKEISQLRRQILLGAAGASLAGYNLPTWAQGASQTLKISHQFPSGTDFRDRLCKKFADEVSKKTKGALKFDVYPQSSLMKTNAQFSALRKGALDFTFYPLPYAGGEVVEANIGLMPGLVTSYEQGAKWKNAEVGKILNKVMESKGVIIVSWVWQAGGVATRSGPIIVPDDIKGVKCRGGSREFDAMLKAAGGSVMTSIPSNEVYQAMQTGSLDAAYTSSASLMSFKLAELSKNFTSAKNKSYWYMLEPLMMSKMVFDALPANQREIIMSVGADMEKFGTEQARLDDIDASIAFAKAGNKVFELDNSVVEKWKAVAKPSAWKEFSERNETCAAMMASAAKISG is encoded by the coding sequence ATGACAGATTCAAAAGAAATTAGTCAGTTACGCCGCCAGATTCTTTTAGGTGCTGCTGGAGCTTCTTTGGCAGGATATAACTTGCCAACTTGGGCTCAAGGTGCGTCACAGACTCTGAAAATTTCCCATCAATTTCCGAGTGGCACGGATTTCCGTGATCGTCTCTGCAAAAAGTTTGCCGATGAGGTGAGCAAAAAAACCAAGGGTGCCTTGAAGTTTGATGTTTACCCACAATCATCTTTGATGAAAACCAATGCGCAATTTAGTGCTCTGCGTAAAGGCGCGTTAGATTTCACTTTCTATCCCCTCCCTTATGCTGGTGGAGAGGTAGTCGAAGCCAATATTGGATTAATGCCTGGTCTGGTGACCAGCTACGAGCAGGGTGCCAAGTGGAAGAATGCCGAAGTCGGCAAGATTTTGAACAAGGTGATGGAGTCTAAGGGCGTCATCATCGTGAGTTGGGTCTGGCAAGCAGGTGGCGTTGCAACCCGCTCAGGCCCCATCATTGTTCCTGACGATATCAAAGGCGTGAAGTGCCGCGGCGGTAGTCGCGAGTTTGATGCGATGTTGAAGGCGGCTGGTGGATCAGTGATGACCTCGATTCCTTCGAATGAAGTCTATCAAGCCATGCAAACCGGTTCACTGGATGCAGCCTATACATCTTCTGCTAGTTTGATGTCCTTTAAGTTAGCTGAGTTGTCCAAGAACTTTACGAGCGCCAAGAACAAATCCTATTGGTATATGTTGGAGCCACTCATGATGTCTAAGATGGTCTTTGATGCATTGCCAGCCAATCAGCGTGAAATCATCATGTCGGTTGGCGCTGATATGGAAAAATTTGGCACTGAGCAAGCCAGGCTGGACGATATTGATGCTTCAATTGCTTTTGCTAAGGCGGGTAATAAAGTGTTTGAGCTCGATAATTCGGTGGTGGAGAAATGGAAAGCCGTTGCCAAACCTTCGGCCTGGAAAGAATTCTCTGAGCGTAATGAAACCTGTGCGGCCATGATGGCCTCTGCAGCAAAAATCAGCGGATAA
- a CDS encoding malonyl-CoA decarboxylase — MLEKIAKARNLSRANNAVKRMISERGESNALSMADDVVNSYRKLTKDQHVTFFTFLFEKLNPDTDLVMTAAQNFAADSNARNYIRLQRVVESPRQELFRRLNRASEGTAAVVQMRRDLLQVLDKKPELTAVDFDMRHLLSSWFNPGFLKMHRVDWKSPAEVLEKLIQHEAVHAIDGWDDLRRRLQPDRRCFAFFHPQLPNEPLIFVEVALLPEVPAVITPLVDKKAETNDQVSQFKVAAFYSISNCEPGLRGVSMGNFLIKRVAEQLHAEFPGLKTFVTLSPIPGFMDWVMAGANLGQGVPEDRLKPAIKATRDQALATLKLDSQSWAERLSAGWHPDQASEKENEALMSLASIYLGLASTGRDGNPVAKFHLGNGAKLHQINWAGDLSRKGLRQSAGLMVNYLYDLSSVEDNHERFANGEVIYSRAVGKLMTA, encoded by the coding sequence ATGCTGGAAAAGATCGCCAAAGCCCGTAATTTATCCCGAGCGAATAATGCGGTGAAGCGAATGATTTCCGAGCGCGGCGAATCGAACGCGCTGAGTATGGCTGATGATGTGGTGAATAGTTATCGCAAGCTCACCAAAGATCAGCACGTTACCTTTTTCACTTTCCTGTTCGAAAAACTCAATCCCGATACTGATCTGGTAATGACTGCAGCACAAAATTTTGCTGCAGACTCCAATGCCCGAAATTACATTCGTTTGCAACGCGTAGTTGAGTCTCCTCGCCAAGAATTATTCCGTCGTTTAAATCGTGCGAGCGAAGGCACTGCTGCAGTTGTGCAAATGCGCCGTGACCTCTTGCAAGTATTGGATAAGAAGCCGGAATTGACCGCAGTCGATTTTGATATGCGGCACTTGCTATCTTCTTGGTTTAACCCTGGATTTTTGAAGATGCATCGCGTGGATTGGAAGTCTCCGGCCGAGGTCCTAGAGAAGCTCATTCAGCACGAAGCGGTTCATGCGATTGATGGCTGGGACGATTTGCGTCGTCGTTTACAGCCTGATCGCCGTTGTTTTGCATTCTTTCATCCACAGCTTCCCAATGAGCCCCTCATTTTTGTGGAGGTTGCTCTACTCCCGGAGGTTCCTGCAGTGATTACACCCTTGGTGGATAAGAAGGCCGAGACCAATGATCAGGTGTCGCAATTTAAGGTTGCAGCCTTTTACTCGATTAGCAACTGCGAACCTGGATTGCGTGGCGTGTCGATGGGTAACTTTTTAATCAAGCGCGTAGCCGAGCAATTGCATGCTGAATTCCCCGGTTTAAAAACCTTCGTAACCTTGTCGCCGATTCCAGGCTTCATGGATTGGGTTATGGCGGGCGCCAATCTTGGACAGGGCGTTCCTGAAGATCGCTTGAAGCCAGCTATTAAAGCCACACGAGATCAAGCTTTGGCGACCTTGAAGTTAGATAGCCAATCTTGGGCAGAACGCTTAAGTGCTGGCTGGCACCCTGATCAGGCCTCTGAAAAAGAAAATGAAGCCCTGATGTCTTTGGCGAGTATCTATTTGGGTCTCGCTTCAACGGGGCGTGATGGGAATCCTGTAGCCAAGTTTCACTTGGGTAATGGGGCAAAGCTGCATCAAATTAACTGGGCAGGGGATTTGTCCCGCAAGGGGCTTCGTCAATCGGCAGGCCTCATGGTCAATTACCTGTATGACCTTTCTTCCGTTGAGGATAATCATGAGCGCTTTGCCAATGGCGAGGTAATTTATAGCAGGGCTGTAGGTAAGTTAATGACGGCTTAA